A portion of the Carya illinoinensis cultivar Pawnee chromosome 11, C.illinoinensisPawnee_v1, whole genome shotgun sequence genome contains these proteins:
- the LOC122280630 gene encoding uncharacterized protein LOC122280630, which produces MRAVLLRTGSVVVLPCSPVVPGSPRVSLSRQDSASCLFSAERSSVNSPRISMHFDSNRRRDSPARMEIRRAYSETDLIRCESQFSRLNGAGSRSFQSSLPEEECLSERDDEYGVGSLPKGAGIWPESGIPLEELGFFGGGFGRGGKKSCGGDGDNGIGNREERSRIGAYYLEMLKSNPEDSLLLRNYGKYLHEVENDTGRAEEYYGRAILASPGDGELLSLYGNLIWETQKDVDRAKSYFDQAVHASPDDCMVLGSYANFMWEAEEEEEEEEENEESKKRDGASPPVLVAAF; this is translated from the exons ATGAGAGCTGTTCTTCTGAGAACCGGTTCGGTCGTAGTCCTCCCCTGTTCCCCGGTTGTCCCTGGTTCGCCCCGAGTCTCTCTCTCGCGACAGGACTCCGCTTCATGCTTGTTCTCTGCCGAGAGGAGCTCCGTCAACTCCCCGAGGATTTCTATGCATTTTGATTCCAATCGCCGGAGAGACTCGCCTGCGCGGATGGAGATTCGTAGGGCGTATTCTGAGACCGACTTGATCCGATGCGAATCTCAGTTTTCTAGACTAAACGGAGCCGGATCGCGGTCTTTTCAGTCGAGTTTGCCCGAGGAGGAGTGCCTCTCGGAACGCGACGACGAGTACGGAGTAGGGTCTTTGCCAAAAGGCGCTGGTATCTGGCCTGAAAGTGGGATTCCGTTGGAGGAGCTGGGGTTCTTCGGCGGCGGATTCGGCAGAGGAGGGAAGAAGAGTTGTGGAGGCGATGGCGATAACGGAATCGGAAACAGAGAGGAGAGGAGCAGGATCGGAGCGTACTACCTAGAAATGCTAAAGTCAAATCCGGAAGATTCACTCTTGCTCAGAAACTACGGCAAGTACTTGCACGAG GTGGAGAATGATACGGGGAGAGCGGAAGAATACTATGGGAGAGCAATATTAGCGAGTCCAGGAGACGGAGAGTTACTGAGTCTGTACGGGAATCTAATATGGGAAACACAGAAAGATGTAGATAGAGCCAAATCCTACTTCGATCAGGCCGTTCATGCCTCCCCTGATGACTG CATGGTGTTGGGATCGTATGCGAACTTTATGTGGGAagcagaggaggaggaggaagaagaagaagagaatgaagaaagcaagaagagagatggAGCGTCACCACCGGTTCTGGTTGCGGCTTTTTGA
- the LOC122282381 gene encoding uncharacterized protein LOC122282381 encodes MKLLSWNCRGLGNSRTVQTLGFLIKEKGPDFIFLIETKLAGSRARNIACRFKYDCCVVVDAMGRSGGLMLMWKNEVEYELLNYSNRHINGFVYSEETNSKWLLTCFYGDPVTSCRRASWQMLKSFKPASRGWCAIGDFNEILTMGDKVGGRDRGEAQMRMFREVVEEGQLFDLGWKGLKYTWCNRHEDSTFTKERIDRAFANRGWKSVYSESYVDVLPAICSDHCPLLLSFHYNRAREGWSPFQFKYDVSWSKEKGCKELVAAQWQKVTGERGKIQNAQHKLEDCSLKLK; translated from the coding sequence ATGAAGCTCCTcagttggaactgtcgggggcttgggaactcCCGAACAGTTCAAACCCTTGGTTTCTTAATCAAGGAAAAAGGACCcgattttattttccttatagAAACAAAGCTTGCGGGATCTAGAGCTAGAAACATTGCTTGTAGATTTAAATACGATTGCTGTGTTGTGGTGGATGCAATGGGAAGGAGTGGTGGATTAATGCTCATGTGGAAGAATGAGGTGGAATATGAACTGTTAAATTACTCCAATCGGCATATCAATGGTTTTGTCTATAGTGAAGAAACAAATTCAAAGTGGTTGTTGACCTGTTTTTATGGGGATCCGGTGACTAGTTGTAGGAGGGCATCGTGGCAAATGTTAAAGTCTTTCAAACCGGCTTCTCGGGGGTGGTGTGCCATcggagactttaatgaaattctgaCTATGGGTGATAAAGTGGGGGGTAGAGATAGGGGAGAGGCCCAGATGCGTATGTTTAGGGAAGTGGTTGAAGAAGGACAACTTTTTGACCTTGGATGGAAGGGCTTAAAGTACACATGGTGTAATCGTCACGAAGACTCTACATTCACTAAAGAGAGAATCGATAGAGCTTTTGCTAATAGAGGATGGAAATCAGTTTATTCAGAGTCATATGTGGATGTTCTCCCAGCGATATGTTCTGACCACTGCCCGTTACTACTCTCTTTTCATTATAACAGGGCAAGGGAGGGTTGGTCTCCTTTTCAGTTCAAGTATGATGTAAGCTGGAGCAAGGAGAAGGGTTGCAAGGAGTTAGTAGCAGCTCAATGGCAGAAAGTAACAGGGGAAAGGGGTAAAATCCAGAATGCACAACACAAATTAGAGGACTGCAGCCTGAAGTTGAAATAG